The DNA region ATATAATTGGTAACCACACCTTGGTCGTTCACTGTATAAGCTCCATCTTGGTGGAGGATTTTTGTTCCATTGTAATCGAATACTTCCATCACCTTTAGATTGTTATCTTTTGATTGTTTGGAATCTTTTTTGGACTTACCCAAACCCGAATTTGTTGGATCTTCTGATCCAGAACTTTGTTTTGACTTTGAACCCAAGGGACTTTCTTTTTTTCTGAGTTTGCCAAATAATAATAGAAAAATACCAGCAAACGCCAGTGATGCGAATAGAAAAATTTCAGAAGTCGATAAATCGAATAAATAACGCCACATATCTATCGAAAACTAGTACCAATGACTTTACAAGTATCCGGAATGTATCCTTCTGTATTCCATGTGATACAATCGATCAGTTCAATTGCGCGAAAACATAGTTTTAGGTCATCAATTTTGACTCTGCTGATAAAAAGTCTACCTGGAAGTTTTTCTTTGCCACAAGCGGAGTTTTTCATGGCATAAGTTTCAAAGGTCTTTTGGTTTGCCTCAAAAGCAGAATAAAACAAATCGTCTCTGTTTTGAATGCATTGGAACGATAAACCAAAACAGAGAATCGGCAGACCCACTACCCTTAGAAAATTAAAATTCATTTTTTAAGTTTGATCCGAGAGACTTCCCTGACAGGGATAGGAAGTTTTCCAAAAGCACTATCCACTTGTACGGTTCCGTAAATTTCGAATTCGGCATCTTCTCCTCGTCTTGCTGCATCTGACAGTTGTTTTGCTAACGAAAGAAGTTTGGGAAGGATGGATCCTTTTTGGTCGGGTACCAGTTTTAGAACCACAAGCGACTCGGAATTTGGATCCACTTCAAGAGGTGTCTCGTTTTGGAGTTTGCCGATATATTCTTTTCCATTCGGGGTGAGGAGTTCTATCTCCAAATCAAATTGGTAAATACTTACCTTGGTGTTGTTTGGATTGGTTACGGAAACTTGTGGATACAAATCTACTAAAGGGATTAAAGGAAAATTTGGATTTGGTTTGAGATCTACACGAACATCCACCAAATCAAATTTACACGCTTTAAGGCTTTCTAAATTCTTTTTTGTATCACTGAGACAATGAGTGAAAACAAAGGAAAATAGAACTGAGAATAAAAATAAATATCTACGGACCAAATACTACCTTCCCTTCGGTCATATGTTGTTTGTAAAATTCCAAACCTTCTTTGTAGTCTTCAAACTTAAATCGTTTGTTGATCTTTGTTTGGAATACAGTTTTAAGAAATTTTTGTGCTTCTTTGGCTTGTTTTTGAAATTCTTCTAATCCAATTTCATAAATCCAAGAAGACAACCAAAAGCCTTCCACTTTTTTGTTTTGGAACAAAATGATTCCAGAATTTACAGAAAATGGTTTTTCGGAGAGTGCTCCGTAACAAACCACTTTCGATCCGTAAGGCATACATTCGACTAGGGATTGTGCCGTTTCCCCTGCCACTGCATCGATCGCATACGTTGCATTTAGTTTTTTGGAAATTTTGAATAAATCTTTTTGGTAGTTGGGAGAAGTGGAGTTTAGAATATTTTCTGCTCCAATTTCTAAAAGACTGTCTTCTTGTTCTTTCTTTCGCACAACATTGATTAAGGGGATTCCACGTTCTTTACAAAGTCGAACTACCATTTTACCAAGGGCACTGGCCGCTGCGGTTTGGATCATGGCTGGATGACCTTCTTTGGAACATTTGGATACCATCGCCCAAGCAGTCATTGGGTTTACAAAAAAACTGGATCCTTCGTCTAGACTCACTCCATCAACTAACGGTAAACAGTTGTCTTCTGTGGTGATCATATATTCTGCCCAAGATCCGTCGTTTTGAGGAGCCACGCAGGATACGTTCATTCCCACTTTTAAAGTTTTAATGGCACTTCCCACGGCATCGACGATTCCGCTGGCTTCAAACCCAGCTGAGACAGGAGCTTTTTTTTTGAACCCATACAGTCCGCGAATGAACATTAGATCAGATGGATTGATCGGAGAAAGGTGGATTTTGATCCTTACTTCGTTATCTTTGGGAGTTGGAATTTCTTTTTCACGGAGTTCCAATTGAGGTTCGGATTCGTCGTATTTGAGGATGGTGACTGCTTTCATCTCGTCCCATTCAGTCATTTAAAATCTGCTTGCCAACTCTTTCTTTGGAAGGAAGAATTTTAAGTCTGCTGTGAAACCAAAAAAGTTATCGAAGGAATCCCTTACAGGCATCATTTTTTTTTCTATTTTGGTCTTTGCTTTTTTTGCAACTGTCGTAGAAACGGATCGCCCAGCCAAAAAAAATCCTTACCGATTATCTTTATTTTATTCTCGTGTGGATGGAATTAAAGAAGGAACCGAAGTTCGGATTTTAGGAGTCCCTAAGGGGTATGTGGCTCATATTGATTCAAGACCACTCATCGATGTACCTGATCGCCGATTCCTTGACCATAACATGGATCATGCGATTGAACTCCACATTGCTTTGGAAGACCCCTTAACTCTTTGGGATAATTATGAGGTTGATTTTCAAACTGTGACTTTGTTTTCTGGAAGGATTATTAATATCAATCCAGGTAGTTCGGATGGGAAACGTTCCTTTTTCAAACCAACGTTTCGCGACGGAGAAAAAACACCTGACTATTTGCCCTCTGCTCGGTATTTTGATGATTTTTTCAAAGCAACTTCCGTGACAATGGAAGAAAATCGTGCAGATCTCAGACAAATCACATTGGATTTTCGATCCATCTCCGATAAATTAAATCATACAGAAGGTACAATTCCCAAATTAATTGGAAGTACAGAAATGTATGATGAACTTCTTGCGACTGTAAAGGACGCAGAAACCATTGGAAAAGAAGGACGGCGTTATATGGAAAGTTCTAGAAATTTAGAAAACACCATGCCCATTCCATTTTTAATTACAGCATCGTATTACGGACGTACAACGCCAATTACGGGAAGAAGGATTGGACCACAAGAATAATGAAAGTTGCAATTATACATGATTGGCTCACCGGTATGCGCGGTGGAGAACTCGTACTAGATAGTTTATTAAAAGCATTTCCAGACGCGGATTTATTTACTCTTTTTTATTCCAAAGGAAAATTAAACGATAGGATTGAAAATAGAAAGATCACAACCGCTTTCACAAACAATCTTCCTTTCAAAGAAAAATACTACCGTTACTATTTACCAGTATTTCCCACTGCGATTGAATCTTTGGATCTAAAAGGTTATGATGTGGTGATTAGTTCATCCCATTGTGTGGCCAAAGGTGTCATCCCTCATCCCGATACTTTCCATTTAAGTTATATCCATAGCCCCATGCGTTATGTTTGGGATATGTATTACGATTATTTTCCTGGTCGAAAAGGTTTAAAATTTTTTCTATTACAAGCCATTGCTAATTACCTTCGCACATGGGATGCGGCTTCTGCCAACCGAGTGGATTATTTTACATGTAACTCGCATTTTGTGGGACGTAGGATTCAAAAATATTATCGTCGTGATTATAAAATTGTGTATCCGCCCTGTTTGCCCCAAGACTTCCGGGTTCATGATGTTTCGAAAGATGACTATTACTTGATGGTTTCGGCCTTTGCTCCTTATAAAAAAATTGATCTCGCCATAGAAGCCTTTCGCGAAAATGGAAAACCCCTCATCCTTGTGGGTGGGGGCCAAGAAGAAGGAAAACTCGTCAAAAATCTTCCCAAAAACATCCTTTGGAAAAAGGGACTTCCTCGCAACGAAGTGGTCGAACTCTACAAAAAAGCTCGTGGGTTTATTTTTCCAGGGATGGAAGACTTCGGAATCACCCCTGTCGAATCGCAAGCCTACGCCACTCCTGTCATCGCCTACGGGAAGGGGGGAGCTCTCGAGTCGGTCAAAGAGGACAGAACCGGGGTATTTTTTAAAGAACAGACGGTAAAATCCTTAAATGAGGCCATCCAAAGGGCGGAAAAGATCCATTTCAAACGCGGTGATTTCCAAAATTCCATCAATCGATTTACGGAAGAAAAATTCGTGAGCGAAATTCGAAAGGTAGTCGATAGACATAAATAGAAATCTCTGAAAGGGGGATCTCTTGGTCATTTTACATCGACTTAAAGGTGCGGAATTTGTTCTCAATGCAGATTTGATTGAGACCATTGACGCAAATCCAGATACGATCATCACTCTTGTGAATGAAAAGAAATTCATTGTACAAGAGCCTGTAGCGGAAGTTGTGGAAAAGGTAATCGCTTACCAAACGAGAATCCATAACCTTCCCCGAGTTGGTGAAAGAGGGCCTGAGGAAACATAAGAAATGGATATAGCTACAGTCATTGGTTTGGCCCTTGGAGTGGCCTTGATGTTACTTGGGGTGGTTTCGGGTGGTCTTGCATTGACAGACCTTATCGATATACCCTCGATGATGATTACATTTGGTGGGGCCGCTGCCGCCACGATCATTTCCTTTCCTTGGACCTCTACCATTGGGGTGGGAGCTGTTACCAAAAAAGCCTTCCAAAACCCTCCCTCCGATTTACCTGGACTCATTACGACACTCGTTAGTTTTTCTGAAAAAGCACGTCGTGAAGGTTTACTTGCCTTGGAAGATGATATCAATGAACTTCCTGAAGAATTTTTAAAGAAGGGAATCCAACTCGTAGTGGATGGAACCGATCCCGAACTGGTTCGAAATATTATGGAAACCGAAATTGGGAATACAGCGTCAAGGCATGCTTATGGTCGCGCTTGGTGGGATGCTTACGCAGGTTTTGCGCCGGGGTTCGGGATGCTTGGAACCCTTGTGGGTCTTGTGGGGATGTTAAAGAACTTAGGTGGTGGGGATGCGAGTGCCATTGGACAAGGTATGGCGACGGCTCTAATTACCACATTATACGGATCACTGGCACAGAACTTATTTGCAGCACCGATTGTTAGAAAACTAACACGCCGCTCTGAAGATGAACTTGTGATCAAACAAGTTATGGTGGAAGGAACTTTATCCATTCAATCCGGGGACAACCCACGAATTGTAAAAGAGAAACTGGCGAGTTTCTTAACTCCTGCAGAACGATCTGCGCTCAAAGACGACGGAGATTAATTTTTAGTTATGGCTAAAAAAGAAAAATGTCCTGAGTGCATCCAAAAAGTTCCCGAGTTCATGGCAACTTACGGAGACATGGTGACACTTCTCCTTTGTTTCTTTATCCTTTTGTATACAACAGGGAAAACAGATGCAAAGGAGATGCAGATCATTTTATCTGCATTCAAATCTACAACAGGATTTTTCACCGGTGGACAAACACTTTCGAAAGGATCGTTGGAAGAGATGGGTATGCAAATTGAATCCCTTCCATCTCAAGTAGTAGGACGTAACCTTTCCAAAGCAAAAAAAGATGCACATGAAGTTTTTAAACCTGAAGTAGAAGCAGGAAAAGTTCGAATTTCTGAAAATGAAAGAGGACTTGTGATTTCTCTTGTGGGTGCTGATTATTTTTATCCAGGTTCAGCTATCCTAACACCTGCTATCCGTGAAACCTTAAGAAAAGCCGCGGGCCTTATCAAAGGACTCGAACGATTTGTGCGAGTGGAAGGACATAGTGATGACGATGCAGTCAATCCTGTGAATCGTCCTGGTCGTGAAGAACGTGAATATATCAATAACTGGGATTTGGCGGGAGCAAGGGCTGTGAACGCTACCGTTTTTATGATCAATTCAGAAGAAATTGAACCAAGTTGGTTCCAAGCGGTTAGTTTTGGATCCTACAGACCTCTTGTATTGGAAAATGAAGGTACACCGGAAGCAAAAGCTTTCAACCGAAGGGTAGATATCATTATCCTAACTGAGAAGTCTACCAAACGAGGGCCAGGGGAAAGTAAATATGGACTACCTGACACTCGTTTGCCGAACACTGAAACAAATGTAGAAGGAGAATTTTAACATGGGTGACCGTGAAGTAGATGAAGAAGAAGGTGGGTTAGCCGAAGGTAGTTCCGCCTCTGCAGGGATGTCTCCCATTGTCAAATGGTTATTGTACATTGCTGCTGCCATTTTCGGGATTATCATTGTAACCGTTATATCAATGTTTGTTGCTCAAAAAACAGCAACAAGTGTGTTTAAACAACAAAAGAATATCTCTCTGGTGAAAGCTCCCCCTCCTTTGGAAGTTTACACATTTCAAGAAGAATTTAGAGTGAATACTTCTGATGTTGGTGAATCACATTTTGTTAAGTTAAAAATGTCTCTTGGGTTTGAATCTGGACAACCTGCTCTTTCTGCGGAACTGGCAGCACGTGTGGCTCAAATGCAAAATATCATTAACTTGGTGATAGCTCGTAAGACAAAAGATGATCTAAAATCCATTACGAACCAATTGGATTTACGTGAGGAACTCAAAGCCCACTTAAATCATATTTTGACGAATGGAAAAATCAAAGAGGTTTACTTTACCGAGTTCTTGGTAAACTAGGACTATGTCCGACCAAATCCTCGGTGTGATCCCTGCTCGTTACGCGAGCACGAGACTTCCCGGAAAACCACTGGCCCTCATTGGCACAAAACCAATGATCCAGTGGACTTACCACCACGCATCCCTTTCTAAATCTATCCACCGTTTGGTGGTCGCCACAGATGACAAACGAATCCATGATGTTGTTTTAGGATTTGGAGGTGAGTCTGTTCTCACAAGTCCTGACCATTCCACAGGAACTGATCGTATCATCGAAGTCGCAGAAAAATTTCCTAACTACGGAATCATTCTCAACATCCAAGGCGACGAACCAGGGATGGAACCCAACCTCATGGATGGGGTTTTGGATTTAAAAACCAAAAATAGAAATTGGGAAATGACTACGGCGGCGGTTCCCTTTACCGCATCTGAAGACCCGAAAGACCCTAACAAAGTAAAGGTGGTCTTTGACAGAACTGGACGTGCTAATTACTTTTCTCGTTCACCTATCCCCGCTTCCTTTAAGGGAGAGGCAACTTACCATCGGCATTTAGGAATTTATGCCTATGAAAGAGAATTCTTAATGAAATACAACCATTTGCCGGCTTCCGATTGGGAAACGGTAGAGTCATTGGAACAACTTCGTGCTTTGCAGAATGGATCAACGATCGGGGTTTATCTTTCGGATAAGGCCAACTTGGGTGTGGATTCCCCTGCCGATTTAGAAGTGGTGATTCGCGATTTTAAAGAGAAGGGTTTGATTTAGAGTCAATATTGGCAGAGGATTATTTGGGATAACTAGTTACTGTTATGTGATATTTAGTAAATAGTTTATGATAATGACATTAACATTAATTCTAATAATTCTATTGATTACTTTTTTCTTAAACCATGTTTATCGATTTTCTCATTTTACAGACAAAATAGGAAATACTAAAAAACCTGAGGATTATTCAATACTTGATTTATTAAAAGTATTTTTAATAGGAATAAGAATAAGAATACCAAAACCCATAGGTCACATTTGTATTAATAACAATTATATTTCGCAGTTCTTAGAATTTAGAAATATAAAACTTAATTACTGGCTATCTAAAAATACTGAGTCAACTACTATTGTTATCTTATTTCATGGATATGCAGTTTCAAAAACGCAATTATTCGATGAATCAGAATTCTTTATTTCGAATGGATATTCTACAGTATTAGTAGATTTTCGTGGAAGTGGTCAATCTTCGGAATCTTATACAGGAATGGGAACTTATGAATCAGAAGACGTATTTCAAATTTTTAATTTTTTTAAACACAAATATAAGAACAAAAAAATAATTCTATTTGGTCATTCATTAGGTAGTGTTGCGATTCTTCGGGCAATTTATAAATACAAAATTGATCCTAAAGCCATAATTCTTCAGGCTCCGTTTGATTCTTTTCTTAATACAACCAGAAATAGATTCAGAATTCTAAAAATTCCCTCCTTTCCTTTTGCTGAATTTTTGGTTTTATTTGGGAGTGTTACTCTATTTACAAATCTTTTTGCATTCAATCCATACAAATATGCAAAAGATTTAAATATTCCAGTTTTATATTTAATAGGTGAAAAAGATAACAGGGTATTTCTTGAAGATATTCAAAGAATTGTATATAATACAAAATCGTATAAATCTTTAGCAATTATTTCAAAGGTATCTCATGATTACCTTTACGCTTCTAATCAACAAGATTGGAAGAAATATATTATGGAATTTCTGACTTATATAAATAAAATGAAAAACATATAGCTATTGTTATGCGTTTTTGAAAGTTTAACCAATTAAATCCAATTTTCTAGTTTTAAATTTGGAACTCTTGTAAATTCTTTTGTATTGTTTGAAACTAGGATTAAATTTCTAGAAATAGCTTGTGCTGCAATCTGTATGTCATAAGGCCCGATAATTTTGCCATTTTTTTCTAAAGCAGATCTTATGTAACCGTATACTTCAGCATCTGAATCAGTAAATGGAATGATATCAAAGGCAGATAAGAATTTAATTAGTGTCATTCTATTTCTTTCAGGAAATTGACTTTTAACTGCGCCATATTCTAATTCAGCAACAGTAATAGATGAAATTTTTATTTGATATGGTTGAATGGATTGAACTTTTTGAACTACGGATTTCGGATTATTTTTAATAAAGTAGATACAAATATTTGTATCAATTAAATACATTAAAATGTATCTCGAATTTGACTTTCTGGTTGAGATCTGCCATCTGAAAAAAAGTCTTCCGAAAATTCATGGAGGCTCTCCTCAAAAGCTTTCCAAGGGTCAGATTTAGGAAATAAGAAAAGAGTATTCCCGACTTTTTGAATATATAATTCTTTTTCCGATACTTGAAATTCTTTTGGAATCCGCACAGCCTGACTATTACCACTAATAAAAACTTTTGATGCATGAGTCATATGTATATACTAGTGTATATACAAAGAAGGTCAAGTTATAATTTGATATAGAATAAACTTCCATATGCATAAGTAAGACAAGTGCCTATCTATCGCAGCGAGATGATATTATTAAATAGTGTAGCTAATATTTAAAGATTTTCGAAATAATTTAAATGATCATCAATCAATCGTAATCCAAATTTCATTATTGTTCCTTCTTCTTGCGACATCTTGAAAGTGAAATTGCAAATCTTTGCTATTCCTTTATATTTGTGAGTTTCCTCATCGATATTATAATAGATTATGTCTCCAGGCTTTGTTGAAATCTCTTCACCTGTTGGTTGAATTGAACAAGTTAAGACTTTTCCGATATTTGTAGAGTGGTGATTATGAATCTTAGTAATATTATTGTTTCCTATCTGAGGTAAATTATTTTGATAAGTAGCTTGAAATATTAATTGTGAAATTATCCTCATAGTTGAGCGCAAGTTTATAATTGCAAAGATTAATTTTGCGACAGTTTTATCTGAGAATGCTAAATCCATAAGATTTTGAGTAATTTGAAGATCAAATATTTCTCGATTTGTAGAGGTAATAGAGGCTCTATGAATATCATTTTCAATTTTCAGGACTGCTTGAGGTAATGATGAAGAAATCTGTTCAATTTCTTTTTTAAATTTTTGAGATAAATCTTTTAACAATAAACAAGTGGGGTGGCTTTCTAACTCAACCCTAATATTTTTAATCGTTTGGTCGCTTAATGAAATTATCTCAGAATTAGTAATTAAGCTAGGTTTTGCATAATGATAGTATGGATTTGATATATTTTTTATAATATTTCCATATGGGCTTAATAATTCAGTAAAATACTCTAATATATAAATAGTTGTTCTATACCATGACTCAATAATTTTTAAATCATGATTAGATAATTTATTCATTACTATTCCAGTTTCATTTAATGAAACGCTGCCAGCATTTTCATTTAGAATCAAAAGACCAAGAAATTGAATGTTTTCCTGATGAGCAAAATACCATAGCTGTGAGTGATCAATGTCTACTTGATTTTCTGCAGTTTTTGAAATACGCATTTTTGTTATTAGCTCATAGATCTCCTGCCTCTTTTCGTGTTTTATAATTTCTGTAGTTAGTTTAAATACGCTTTCTTGAATGCTCATTCTCGATTTTCCTCAAGGTATTCTTTTATTAATTCTTTAACATCTAACTCTCTTAAGGAATGTTGAAAATCCCTAATTCCTTGTCTACTATTCGTAAATTGATGATTTGTTGAATGAATCTTATTTAGTGCATAATTTGGTATTAAACGTTGGCAAAGATCAGTGAAATTTTCGAATACAAGCTTCTCTCCTGTTGAGTCAGTTCGATTAAAATTTGACCAAATTTCTGGATTATATCTTGTAAGGAATCCAAGAGCATACAAGGACGAGAGGAATAAGATAGGAAGCGGCATTTGATGAAGTGAATTATTTTTCGAATATGCTACTTGAAGGTATTTTTGACCAGTGTATGAGTAAACGCCAATATCAATAGAATTTAGTTTTGGGCGAAGAATGATTCTTTTTTTGTCCATCGATTGTTGCGGGCTAAGATATGATTTTTGAAAATTGATAATATTTTTTGGAAATTGATCTGAATATTGAACTCTTGCTAAAGCCTCTATCGGAAATGTTTCAAATATATCATCTCTTTTCTTTGTAATTGTAATGGGAATTAAATTGCTTTGTTTTTCTTTGTAACATTCTAAAAAAATTTCATACAATTCTGGAATGGATTTAAGGAAATCGATTAAACTCCAATCCCCTGCCATATTCTGGCATTCAAATAACTTTGTATAAATATTTATTGCTCCAGTCTCACTATTTAGAATTTTGACAATGATATCTCCTATGTAATTTAATCTTTCTGGTTTGAGTAACTTCATTCCATGTGAATTAATGCTAGGTAGTTTGCCGTTAACTAATATATATATGTCGCATAATAGAGATTAGTGGTTCCGTAATATAATAAGAGTGGCGAAATCTGTAGGGAAGAATTTGCTGCTGCGCTGAAGTATTCTCTAGATTGTGCTATTGAGCCTGATATTGAATCTGCAAGAGAAATATCGTATATTAGATTGTTTTTTTCAAAATGAGAAATGATATTGCTTGAATATTGAAATCTGTCTAGCATCTGCCAGATTTTTTCTCGTGGATTTTCGGTAAAAATTTCCATACTTATATTTGTTTAATTTAGGAATATCGGCTAACAGCATAGAATCGAGCCTCTGTTTTTTTAACAGAGACCATTTAATTCTAATCCATTTGTAACGGAAAAAAATACT from Leptospira noumeaensis includes:
- a CDS encoding LIC13255 family lipoprotein, translated to MNFNFLRVVGLPILCFGLSFQCIQNRDDLFYSAFEANQKTFETYAMKNSACGKEKLPGRLFISRVKIDDLKLCFRAIELIDCITWNTEGYIPDTCKVIGTSFR
- a CDS encoding LEA type 2 family protein, encoding MVRRYLFLFSVLFSFVFTHCLSDTKKNLESLKACKFDLVDVRVDLKPNPNFPLIPLVDLYPQVSVTNPNNTKVSIYQFDLEIELLTPNGKEYIGKLQNETPLEVDPNSESLVVLKLVPDQKGSILPKLLSLAKQLSDAARRGEDAEFEIYGTVQVDSAFGKLPIPVREVSRIKLKK
- a CDS encoding zinc-binding dehydrogenase; the encoded protein is MTEWDEMKAVTILKYDESEPQLELREKEIPTPKDNEVRIKIHLSPINPSDLMFIRGLYGFKKKAPVSAGFEASGIVDAVGSAIKTLKVGMNVSCVAPQNDGSWAEYMITTEDNCLPLVDGVSLDEGSSFFVNPMTAWAMVSKCSKEGHPAMIQTAAASALGKMVVRLCKERGIPLINVVRKKEQEDSLLEIGAENILNSTSPNYQKDLFKISKKLNATYAIDAVAGETAQSLVECMPYGSKVVCYGALSEKPFSVNSGIILFQNKKVEGFWLSSWIYEIGLEEFQKQAKEAQKFLKTVFQTKINKRFKFEDYKEGLEFYKQHMTEGKVVFGP
- a CDS encoding MlaD family protein yields the protein MKPKKLSKESLTGIIFFSILVFAFFATVVETDRPAKKNPYRLSLFYSRVDGIKEGTEVRILGVPKGYVAHIDSRPLIDVPDRRFLDHNMDHAIELHIALEDPLTLWDNYEVDFQTVTLFSGRIININPGSSDGKRSFFKPTFRDGEKTPDYLPSARYFDDFFKATSVTMEENRADLRQITLDFRSISDKLNHTEGTIPKLIGSTEMYDELLATVKDAETIGKEGRRYMESSRNLENTMPIPFLITASYYGRTTPITGRRIGPQE
- a CDS encoding glycosyltransferase — encoded protein: MKVAIIHDWLTGMRGGELVLDSLLKAFPDADLFTLFYSKGKLNDRIENRKITTAFTNNLPFKEKYYRYYLPVFPTAIESLDLKGYDVVISSSHCVAKGVIPHPDTFHLSYIHSPMRYVWDMYYDYFPGRKGLKFFLLQAIANYLRTWDAASANRVDYFTCNSHFVGRRIQKYYRRDYKIVYPPCLPQDFRVHDVSKDDYYLMVSAFAPYKKIDLAIEAFRENGKPLILVGGGQEEGKLVKNLPKNILWKKGLPRNEVVELYKKARGFIFPGMEDFGITPVESQAYATPVIAYGKGGALESVKEDRTGVFFKEQTVKSLNEAIQRAEKIHFKRGDFQNSINRFTEEKFVSEIRKVVDRHK
- a CDS encoding flagellar FlbD family protein; this translates as MVILHRLKGAEFVLNADLIETIDANPDTIITLVNEKKFIVQEPVAEVVEKVIAYQTRIHNLPRVGERGPEET
- a CDS encoding motility protein A, with the protein product MDIATVIGLALGVALMLLGVVSGGLALTDLIDIPSMMITFGGAAAATIISFPWTSTIGVGAVTKKAFQNPPSDLPGLITTLVSFSEKARREGLLALEDDINELPEEFLKKGIQLVVDGTDPELVRNIMETEIGNTASRHAYGRAWWDAYAGFAPGFGMLGTLVGLVGMLKNLGGGDASAIGQGMATALITTLYGSLAQNLFAAPIVRKLTRRSEDELVIKQVMVEGTLSIQSGDNPRIVKEKLASFLTPAERSALKDDGD
- the motB gene encoding flagellar motor protein MotB; this encodes MAKKEKCPECIQKVPEFMATYGDMVTLLLCFFILLYTTGKTDAKEMQIILSAFKSTTGFFTGGQTLSKGSLEEMGMQIESLPSQVVGRNLSKAKKDAHEVFKPEVEAGKVRISENERGLVISLVGADYFYPGSAILTPAIRETLRKAAGLIKGLERFVRVEGHSDDDAVNPVNRPGREEREYINNWDLAGARAVNATVFMINSEEIEPSWFQAVSFGSYRPLVLENEGTPEAKAFNRRVDIIILTEKSTKRGPGESKYGLPDTRLPNTETNVEGEF
- a CDS encoding flagellar basal body-associated FliL family protein; the encoded protein is MGDREVDEEEGGLAEGSSASAGMSPIVKWLLYIAAAIFGIIIVTVISMFVAQKTATSVFKQQKNISLVKAPPPLEVYTFQEEFRVNTSDVGESHFVKLKMSLGFESGQPALSAELAARVAQMQNIINLVIARKTKDDLKSITNQLDLREELKAHLNHILTNGKIKEVYFTEFLVN
- the kdsB gene encoding 3-deoxy-manno-octulosonate cytidylyltransferase; translated protein: MSDQILGVIPARYASTRLPGKPLALIGTKPMIQWTYHHASLSKSIHRLVVATDDKRIHDVVLGFGGESVLTSPDHSTGTDRIIEVAEKFPNYGIILNIQGDEPGMEPNLMDGVLDLKTKNRNWEMTTAAVPFTASEDPKDPNKVKVVFDRTGRANYFSRSPIPASFKGEATYHRHLGIYAYEREFLMKYNHLPASDWETVESLEQLRALQNGSTIGVYLSDKANLGVDSPADLEVVIRDFKEKGLI
- a CDS encoding alpha/beta hydrolase, with translation MTLTLILIILLITFFLNHVYRFSHFTDKIGNTKKPEDYSILDLLKVFLIGIRIRIPKPIGHICINNNYISQFLEFRNIKLNYWLSKNTESTTIVILFHGYAVSKTQLFDESEFFISNGYSTVLVDFRGSGQSSESYTGMGTYESEDVFQIFNFFKHKYKNKKIILFGHSLGSVAILRAIYKYKIDPKAIILQAPFDSFLNTTRNRFRILKIPSFPFAEFLVLFGSVTLFTNLFAFNPYKYAKDLNIPVLYLIGEKDNRVFLEDIQRIVYNTKSYKSLAIISKVSHDYLYASNQQDWKKYIMEFLTYINKMKNI
- the vapC gene encoding type II toxin-antitoxin system tRNA(fMet)-specific endonuclease VapC, with the protein product MYLIDTNICIYFIKNNPKSVVQKVQSIQPYQIKISSITVAELEYGAVKSQFPERNRMTLIKFLSAFDIIPFTDSDAEVYGYIRSALEKNGKIIGPYDIQIAAQAISRNLILVSNNTKEFTRVPNLKLENWI
- the vapB gene encoding type II toxin-antitoxin system antitoxin VapB — encoded protein: MTHASKVFISGNSQAVRIPKEFQVSEKELYIQKVGNTLFLFPKSDPWKAFEESLHEFSEDFFSDGRSQPESQIRDTF
- a CDS encoding YaaC family protein, which encodes MYILVNGKLPSINSHGMKLLKPERLNYIGDIIVKILNSETGAINIYTKLFECQNMAGDWSLIDFLKSIPELYEIFLECYKEKQSNLIPITITKKRDDIFETFPIEALARVQYSDQFPKNIINFQKSYLSPQQSMDKKRIILRPKLNSIDIGVYSYTGQKYLQVAYSKNNSLHQMPLPILFLSSLYALGFLTRYNPEIWSNFNRTDSTGEKLVFENFTDLCQRLIPNYALNKIHSTNHQFTNSRQGIRDFQHSLRELDVKELIKEYLEENRE
- a CDS encoding YaaC family protein gives rise to the protein MEIFTENPREKIWQMLDRFQYSSNIISHFEKNNLIYDISLADSISGSIAQSREYFSAAANSSLQISPLLLYYGTTNLYYATYIY